Below is a genomic region from Candidatus Schneideria nysicola.
ATTATAATGGACATGGTAAGGAACCATTCCATTGAGCTTGAGGAGGTCTTTTTCAAAGAAAAAGTCTTCCTAGGTTGACCATAGTATATACGCTGTATCATCACAAGTGAATAAATCGATGCTAATATTAATCCTAAGGTGGATAAAACAGCAATGAAGGGATTCGATGCAAAACTACCAAATAATATCATTATTTCACCCACAAAATTACCGGTACAAGGGATCCCTAGTGTCGCTGTAGCGAAAAATAATGAGCATGCAGGTATATGCCTACTACTCCATCCTAATTGATTCCATAACCCTCCCATACGTTTCATATCTCGAGTATATACTCGGTCATATAATTGCCCATATATAATACATAGACCGGCCATAGAAAGACTATGCGCAATCATATATACTATTGCGCCTTGATATGCGATTTGATTACCACTATATAGCGCAATGAGTATAAAGCCCATATGGGATAAAGTTGTATAAGCTAAAAAACGTTTTATATTGGTTTGTGAAAAAGCTATACAAGCTCCATAAAAAATACACACCACTCCAATCCACATAGCAATTGGTGCAAATTGATGTGAAGCATGAGGAAAAAGAGGAAGAACAAAACGTAAAATACCATAAGCAGCCGTTTTGGGCAACAGACCAACTAAATCGATCGAACCGGTCATAGAAGTCTGACTATGCGCATCTGACAGCCAACTATGAAAAGGAACGATAGGTAATTTTATTGCAAAAGACAAAAAAAAGAATAACATAATAAAAAATTCAATATGCAGAGGCATATTCATACCTAATAGATCTACATAATTAAAACTTAAAACACCATGAGAATGGTAATAAATAAAAGATAAAGTTAGAATTGCTACCAACATTAACAAACCACTAATTTTGGCATAAATAACAAATTTATTGGCTATTATAACGCGTATATTTTCAGGTGAAAGCGGATATCCCCATATTGTTATCAACAAGTACATAGGGAACAATATTAATTCCCAAAAAAAGAATAAACAGAACAAGTCTATAGATAAAAATACGCCAATTACACTTCCTAACACCAATAGCAAATTACAATAAAAAAAACCCGGACTTCTATCAACTTCATACCATGAACAAAGTACAGATAATATTCCAATAATATCAACCAATAGTATCATTAACCATGATAATCCATCTAAAGCCAAATGTAAACTTATCCCTAAATGTGGGATCCAATGTAAGATATACTCTATTGGCCAATTAGGGAAACTATAATTCCCCATTATAGCTTCATGATAATACTTCCATATAAATAAGGTAAGAATTAAAAGTAATCCTGTAACGAATAAAGCAATCCAGCGTGGGATATTAGAACCAACACGCTCACTCTTACAACATATGATACTACCGAAAAAAGGCAGAAGTATGAGATAGAGTAATAACATAAAATTTATCCACCAAATAGCTCGTTATAAACAACTATCAAAATAGGATTATCCAATTTTATACTCCAATAAAGAGTAAGTATGCCGTTATTATTACTAATCCTACCAGCATCATTATAAAATGAACACTTATTCGAATAATTTCACTCTTAATTAGATAATGTTCTAAGAAATTAATCAAGTATAATAAGGATGGTATTGGTTTAGTTAGGGGATCGTTTGATAATAAACGCGTAATACGTAAATACGTTTTTATAAATATGGCATGATATAATCTATCTAAACCCCATCCTTGAATCCAAAAAGATAAAATAAATCCTCCCCATCTACTCTGCGATATATAAGAGACTATTCGATAGGGTCCTCCTAGCCATAATTTATAAGCTAAAAAGATACCCAGTAGTGATATTATACTAGAAATAACCTCAATCCCTCTCTTTTGAGAGACAGGTAACCAATGACACTTAGGAAATATTTCTTCCATAGAAGGAAGTATCCATACTCCTATAATAGTAGAAAATAATAATAATACTATCAGCGGAATATCATGTTGAATTCTATTAGAAGAATAGGAAGGACTAATCTTTTCTTCTCCATGAAATACTAAAAAAATTAAACGAAATATATATATAGCGGTCAAAAAAGCACCTAATAAACCACATACTAGGAATATAGTTTTTCCATCTGCTACGGTAGCAAGTAAAATTCTTTCCTTAGAATAAAAACCCGACGTACAAATTGGAAAAGCCGCAAGTGAGGCTCCTCCTATTAAAAAGGAGAGATAGATTAAAGGCATTGAATTTCTTAACCCACCCATTCTAAAAATATTTTTCTCATAATTACAAGCAAGAATCACAGAACCAGCAGAAAGAAATAACAACGCTTTAAAAAAAGCATGAATTATTACATGTATAATAGCGGATTCCCAAGCTTTCACCCCAATAGCTAAAAACATATAACCAATCTGACTCATTGTCGAATACGCCAATATACGTTTAATGTCTTTTTGCACTACTGCTGAGAAGCTGGATAATAATAACGTTATCGCACCTATTATACCAATACAATACAGGACATTCGGTGTCAATAAAAATAAAAAGTAAGTACGAACAATTAAGTATACCCCAGCAGTAACCATAGTAGCTGAATGTATGAGTGCCGATATCGGAGTAGGACCAACCATTGCATCTATTAACCAAGTATGTAAAGGAATCTGTGCCGATTTAGCTATTGCTCCTCCTAATAGAAAAAAAGTAGCATATTGAAGAAGAATCAATGAGGAAGAATCCTCCATATTGTTCGATAGAGCATGCATTTCATTAAAATTTAAGGTTCCAAACTGTTGATAAAGGAAAAAAATTGCACAAATAATGAGCACATCTCCAATACGAGTAGTAACAAACGCTTTGGTTGCGGCTATACTGTTTTTTAAATCATGGAAATAAAAACC
It encodes:
- the nuoM gene encoding NADH-quinone oxidoreductase subunit M, whose product is MLLLYLILLPFFGSIICCKSERVGSNIPRWIALFVTGLLLILTLFIWKYYHEAIMGNYSFPNWPIEYILHWIPHLGISLHLALDGLSWLMILLVDIIGILSVLCSWYEVDRSPGFFYCNLLLVLGSVIGVFLSIDLFCLFFFWELILFPMYLLITIWGYPLSPENIRVIIANKFVIYAKISGLLMLVAILTLSFIYYHSHGVLSFNYVDLLGMNMPLHIEFFIMLFFFLSFAIKLPIVPFHSWLSDAHSQTSMTGSIDLVGLLPKTAAYGILRFVLPLFPHASHQFAPIAMWIGVVCIFYGACIAFSQTNIKRFLAYTTLSHMGFILIALYSGNQIAYQGAIVYMIAHSLSMAGLCIIYGQLYDRVYTRDMKRMGGLWNQLGWSSRHIPACSLFFATATLGIPCTGNFVGEIMILFGSFASNPFIAVLSTLGLILASIYSLVMIQRIYYGQPRKTFSLKKTSSSSMEWFLTMSIIILLIFIGIFPQYIIRIAFVSTQHIHAYLSQTLHIE
- the nuoL gene encoding NADH-quinone oxidoreductase subunit L; its protein translation is MSLLYLTILFPLIGFILLTCSRVTWWSDRLTTIIGVGSISLSAIITCLVTCNFYNEYIQHTSYQFSQILWQWISIEDFSITMALHLDILSVSLLCLVTGIGFLIHLYASWYMRGDRGYARFFAYTNLFIASMIVLLLADNLVFMYIGWEIVGLCSYLLIGFYFHDLKNSIAATKAFVTTRIGDVLIICAIFFLYQQFGTLNFNEMHALSNNMEDSSSLILLQYATFFLLGGAIAKSAQIPLHTWLIDAMVGPTPISALIHSATMVTAGVYLIVRTYFLFLLTPNVLYCIGIIGAITLLLSSFSAVVQKDIKRILAYSTMSQIGYMFLAIGVKAWESAIIHVIIHAFFKALLFLSAGSVILACNYEKNIFRMGGLRNSMPLIYLSFLIGGASLAAFPICTSGFYSKERILLATVADGKTIFLVCGLLGAFLTAIYIFRLIFLVFHGEEKISPSYSSNRIQHDIPLIVLLLFSTIIGVWILPSMEEIFPKCHWLPVSQKRGIEVISSIISLLGIFLAYKLWLGGPYRIVSYISQSRWGGFILSFWIQGWGLDRLYHAIFIKTYLRITRLLSNDPLTKPIPSLLYLINFLEHYLIKSEIIRISVHFIMMLVGLVIITAYLLFIGV